One Micropterus dolomieu isolate WLL.071019.BEF.003 ecotype Adirondacks linkage group LG23, ASM2129224v1, whole genome shotgun sequence DNA window includes the following coding sequences:
- the LOC123962642 gene encoding nuclear exosome regulator NRDE2-like (The sequence of the model RefSeq protein was modified relative to this genomic sequence to represent the inferred CDS: added 99 bases not found in genome assembly), with product MRHTIMALFPAFAEVESNKVEDSSKELDWLQNKSFQTRDALSLHTRFFETTERLNEKESRAGREVSSVEEKSGEEEGNVPPKKKKKKSEKKKKKKKKHKKKSGRYSDSSGSDSETIYPSDLKREEEADGPKVAPLASRFSWLDDLQSPTDQPFCVDRKADAANWTYKSLYRGDVARYKRKGSSSLGLDPRRQGVSWEESESNKKQKGGDKKKAADRYFSAVSRQLLKSEPPVPTLPTIPECSDASCLASFLPLGDDEGKKGGEIGDRGQTSAANPLGVYDSSTALWLQGKGKQDQPEQQKQDVQTVQSAAILTGRTEEFNRRLREQPADTQLWIKFIRYQDEVSATVFGGEEERPGSDSAERRKGFPPSSPGE from the exons ATGCGACACACCATCATGGCTCTGTTTCCAGCTTTCGCAGAAGTAGAGAGTAACAAAGTTGAAGATTCGTCCAAAG AATTAGACTGGCTACAAAATAAGAGTTTTCAGACCAGAGATGCCCTCTCTCTTCATACTCGTTTTTTTGAGACGACTGAGAGGCTCAACGAGAAGGAATCAAG GGCGGGCAGAGAGGTGAGCTCTGTGGAGGAGAAGTCAGGGGAGGAAGAGGGTAACGTGccaccaaagaagaagaaaaagaagagtgaaaagaagaagaaaaagaagaaaaaacacaaaaagaagagCGGGAGGTATTCAGACAGCAGTGGATCTGACTCTGAAACAATTTACCCCAGTGACCTCAAAAGGGAGGAAGAGGCAGATGG GCCCAAGGTTGCTCCGTTAGCAAGTCGTTTCTCCTGGTTGGATGACCTCCAGTCGCCCACAGACCAGCCGTTTTGTGTGGACCGTAAAGCAGACGCAGCCAACTGGACGTACAAGTCCCTGTACAGGGGAGACGTAGCCAG GTATAAGAGGAAAGGTAGCTCGTCCTTGGGTCTGGATCCTCGCAGGCAGGGAGTCAGCTGGGAGGAGTCGGAGTCAAATAAGAAACAGAAAGGTGGGGACAAGAAGAAAGCAGCAGACAGATACTTCTCTGCAGTCAGTCGCCAGCTGCTGAAGTCAGAGCCCCCTGTTCCTACATTACCAACGATTCCTGAGTGCAGTGATGCCTCCTGCCTCGCCTCCTTCCTCCCGCTGGGTGAcgatgaggggaaaaaaggaggagagatTG GTGACAGAGGGCAGACATCGGCAGCAAATCCACTCGGTGTGTATGACTCCTCTACTGCCCTCTGGCTGCAGGGGAAGGGAAAACAGGACCAGCCGGAGCAGCAGAAGCAGGACGTGCAGACTGTGCAGAGTGCAGCGATTTTGACTGGGAGGACTGAAGAGTTTAACAGGCGGCTCAGAGAGCAGCCAGCAGACACACAGCTATGGATAAAATTCATACGATACCAG